One segment of Leptospirillum ferrooxidans C2-3 DNA contains the following:
- a CDS encoding helix-turn-helix domain-containing protein, translating to MGFDLMQGVLDLIFLVAGAISIVYLRVVRMRMRQLAIDKGRRLPGKNTVDPPVQSVSPSAVYPVQSPRKDAIATGDNREVAQMKSLLAKMTMERSRLQVAFYDAERMLEDLENFQTGPSFHSPVPPQDSHRETSQVLEPVVPDLRKSSPLTDQEKAVSWSMSGQSIPEIAKRLGRSEGEVELILGMARLSGGGVG from the coding sequence GTGGGGTTTGATCTGATGCAGGGTGTTCTCGATTTGATTTTTTTGGTTGCGGGTGCGATATCGATCGTCTACCTTCGTGTTGTCCGCATGAGAATGCGTCAGCTGGCGATTGATAAAGGCCGGCGTTTGCCTGGGAAAAATACGGTCGATCCCCCTGTCCAATCGGTCAGTCCCTCTGCTGTTTATCCCGTCCAGAGCCCGAGGAAGGATGCCATTGCCACGGGAGACAACCGGGAGGTTGCCCAGATGAAGAGTCTTCTGGCCAAAATGACAATGGAACGCTCCAGGCTTCAGGTGGCATTTTATGATGCAGAGAGAATGCTTGAGGATCTGGAAAATTTTCAGACGGGACCTTCTTTTCATTCTCCTGTCCCGCCACAGGATTCTCATCGGGAGACCTCTCAGGTTCTGGAACCGGTAGTTCCTGATTTAAGGAAGTCGTCTCCGTTGACTGACCAGGAAAAGGCTGTTTCCTGGTCCATGTCGGGTCAGTCGATTCCTGAGATTGCAAAAAGGCTCGGCCGAAGTGAAGGGGAGGTGGAGTTGATTCTGGGAATGGCAAGGCTATCCGGTGGAGGTGTCGGATAG
- a CDS encoding EscU/YscU/HrcU family type III secretion system export apparatus switch protein has product MDDPEKLSRLAIAIRYLPGEDGAPVVLASGKGEVAKAILEQASLYKIPVTENPPLAKMLIGLPLDHPIPVEFYEAVALVLAHLYRYPGGEKESGTKSAP; this is encoded by the coding sequence ATGGATGATCCTGAAAAGTTGTCACGTCTGGCGATTGCGATCCGATACCTTCCAGGGGAAGATGGTGCTCCGGTTGTTCTTGCCTCCGGGAAGGGAGAAGTCGCTAAAGCCATCCTGGAGCAGGCCTCGCTCTACAAAATTCCTGTGACTGAAAACCCTCCACTTGCCAAAATGTTGATCGGATTACCTCTGGATCATCCCATTCCTGTCGAGTTTTACGAGGCTGTGGCCCTGGTTCTGGCCCATCTTTACCGTTATCCCGGTGGAGAGAAAGAGAGTGGGACGAAGTCTGCTCCCTGA
- a CDS encoding putative toxin-antitoxin system toxin component, PIN family yields the protein MKLSRVVLDTNVLVAASRSRLGASFTLLQAMRDRQFLVLLSVPLILEYETVLKRPEQLAASGRSALMTDAFLDALCLCGEPVHLHYLWRPQLRDPADEMVLETALNGRADVLVSMNIQDFAIVGRFRLKVATPGAFLHQLREEQP from the coding sequence ATGAAACTATCGCGCGTCGTCTTGGATACGAATGTATTGGTGGCGGCTTCCCGCAGCCGCCTGGGTGCGTCATTCACCTTATTACAGGCCATGAGAGACAGACAGTTTCTCGTCTTGCTTTCGGTACCGCTGATCCTGGAGTATGAAACCGTCCTCAAGCGCCCGGAGCAACTGGCAGCCAGCGGGCGAAGCGCCCTCATGACGGATGCGTTTCTGGACGCTTTGTGTTTGTGCGGCGAACCGGTCCATCTGCATTACCTCTGGCGGCCCCAACTGCGCGATCCCGCCGACGAAATGGTCCTGGAAACCGCGCTGAATGGCCGCGCGGACGTGTTGGTCTCCATGAACATCCAAGACTTTGCCATCGTCGGGCGTTTTCGCCTGAAAGTGGCGACACCTGGCGCATTTTTACACCAATTACGAGAGGAGCAACCCTGA